A DNA window from Paramormyrops kingsleyae isolate MSU_618 chromosome 10, PKINGS_0.4, whole genome shotgun sequence contains the following coding sequences:
- the LOC111836343 gene encoding uncharacterized protein isoform X1, whose product MTEQSNPLNLQQLPNLGNYKSDLTQRVDMAAGGLGASCGRHLSGVMEMPHRCLDTCSSAEATITKPFDSQSVSTPAKNTSSPHQTRRCEEVTVAVDGKHWIQHPPTAEFLHLGARDREVTDEINGLYRPFFKEECAAVIHCIRQYPSWAPAQGTCGALDFSKIETEPSPLCDWTMESSYLQVEDGSSKLGLIMQKVQGMGCTIPSLVEEDKEEERYQESSGSSVSISKKTWVSCGSKDTACIKCSTNSSPECKLNHLNTQGSNRETGDQAVVFLDCLEEVSSETGQKGSSSLIDGATAHALHDVVELNISKGTYTVSESSFLTNSLSDSGQLEIESKNKCAGYNLTECIPGPRSAVELTLNQFLDNASELKVSLQGENLANPELTAGLIRPCASKVGNETIPVILESKAKVNEPKGGIAVEPVTGLKLTATTIMPVSALEHGAEPVLEKVESKDNLSRHSLGATYQSEDTGNEKVVPVSDATYNMSVEAGDTGGISMCSLDGTLDKGVFLVTSTPLIMPKSFNFAKAAPPTASHIKKKSDIASVVKEPSVDMSSVAGPSTDLPPPSRLKCPTKALPKPTTWTRRHGREANSSNIVSNKDSLFPASGPPTNRKSLLPSLRSSATPLCLPARGPSSSGVSSLGRKISLNSRRMASTSSLEGKKLNAPAGTKILSSALPKPLPSTLGLHRSPLDLVSSTVLERTSQLPTLSQKQPRGNTDDALPISKRKKIDTPGSGTSSVAVKGPAASTSVFKRPITRQTSMQLKNLKTGASRMPRTSISKTSAAVDSTALAKPCEIGPQLSKAETAARNTECENCVRYRQEIEQLQAELQRYTVGTSNGKGGESGFCSSKGSL is encoded by the exons ATGACTGAACAAAGTAACCCACTTAATTTACAGCAGTTGCCTAACTTGGGAAATTATAAATCGGATCTGACTCAGAGGGTGGATATGGCAGCAGGTGGGCTAGGAGCTTCTTGCGGTCGTCACCTATCCGGTGTTATGGAGATGCCTCATAGATGTTTGGATACTTGTTCCAGTGCGGAAGCCACTATAACCAAGCCGTTTGACAGCCAGTCAGTATCTACACCTGCCAAAAATACTTCCTCACCTCATCAGACAAGGAGATGTGAGGAGGTCACAGTAGCCGTTGATGGTAAGCACTGGatacaacacccccccacagcaGAGTTTCTCCATCTGGGTGCAAGGGATCGGGAAGTGACTGATGAGATAAATGGACTTTATCGACCATTCTTTAAGGAGGAGTGTGCTGCTGTAATTCATTGCATCCGCCAGTATCCTTCGTGGGCACCTGCACAAGGAACCTGTGGTGCTCTAGACTTCAGTAAAATTGAGACCGAGCCATCTCCCCTGTGCGACTGGACCATGGAGTCCTCCTACTTGCAAGTTGAAGATGGGTCCTCTAAGTTGGGCCTAATTATGCAGAAGGTACAGGGTATGGGCTGTACAATACCAAGTCTGGTGGAAGAAGACAAAGAGGAGGAGCGGTATCAGGAGTCAAGTGGAAGTTCTGTCTCCATCTCCAAGAAAACTTGGGTTTCCTGTGGCTCGAAAGATACTGCTTGTATCAAATGCAGCACAAATTCCTCTCCCGAGTGTAAACTTAACCATTTGAACACCCAGGGAAGTAATAGAGAGACTGGTGATCAGGCAGTTGTTTTCTTAGATTGTTTGGAAGAGGTTAGCTCTGAAACGGGACAGAAAGGTTCTTCCTCTTTGATAGATGGTGCCACAGCACATGCACTTCATGATGTCGTTGAGCTAAATATTTCTAAAGGAACTTACACAGTATCTGAATCAAGCTTTTTAACCAATTCTTTGTCTGATTCTGGCCAACTGGAGATTGAGTCCAAGAACAAGTGTGCAGGTTACAATTTGACAGAATGCATCCCAGGGCCTAGATCTGCTGTAGAACTCACCCTCAACCAATTTTTAGACAATGCATCAGAGCTCAAAGTAAGTTTACAAGGCGAGAACCTGGCTAATCCTGAATTAACTGCGGGTCTCATAAGGCCTTGTGCTTCTAAAGTTGGGAATGAAACCATCCCTGTGATACTAGAATCCAAGGCTAAAGTTAATGAGCCCAAAGGAGGCATAGCAGTCGAACCTGTAACGGGTCTGAAATTGACAGCAACTACCATAATGCCTGTTTCTGCTTTAGAACATGGAGCAGAACCTGTCCTTGAGAAGGTGGAGTCTAAAGACAATCTATCTCGGCACTCATTAGGTGCGACTTATCAGTCTGAGGATACCGGGAATGAAAAAGTCGTTCCTGTTTCTGACGCAACGTATAACATGAGCGTGGAAGCTGGAGACACGGGGGGAATCAGCATGTGTAGCCTTGATGGCACACTGGACAAGGGCGTGTTTCTTGTCACATCCACCCCACTCATCATGCCCAAATCCTTCAACTTTGCAAAAGCAGCACCACCCACTGCCTCCCACATAAAGAAAAAATCTGACATTGCCAGTGTTGTCAAAGAGCCATCTGTTGACATGAGTAGTGTTGCTGGCCCCAGCACTGACCTTCCCCCTCCGAGCAGGCTCAAGTGTCCCACCAAGGCCCTTCCCAAGCCCACCACATGGACACGAAGGCATGGGAGAGAAGCTAACTCCTCAAACATTGTATCAAACAAGGATTCCCTATTTCCAGCTTCTGGCCCCCCAACTAATCGCAAATCGCTGCTGCCTTCCCTGAGATCCTCTGCTACACCACTGTGCCTGCCTGCAAGAGGCCCGTCATCATCTGGGGTTAGCAGCCTTGGGCGGAAAATATCTCTGAACTCCAGGCGCATGGCATCCACCAGTTCCCTGGAG GGAAAAAAGCTAAATGCCCCTGCTGGCACCAAGATCTTAAGTTCTGCCCTCCCCAAACCCCTCCCATCTACTCTCGGCCTGCACAGGTCTCCGTTGGATTTAGTAAGTTCCACAG TGTTGGAGAGAACATCCCAGCTTCCAACATTATCCCAAAAGCAGCCCAGAGGAAACACAGATGATGCTCTTCCCATATCAAAGAGGAAGAAAATTG ACACTCCGGGCTCAGGCACTAGCAGCGTGGCAGTGAAAGGCCCGGCAGCAAGTACTTCTGTATTCAAGAGACCCATAACTCGACAGACAAGCATGCAGCTGAAGAACCTAAAGACTG GAGCAAGCAGAATGCCTAGGACGTCGATATCTAAGACTTCAG CTGCAGTAGATTCCACTGCTTTGGCAAAGCCTTGTGAAATTGGCCCCCAGCTTTCCAAGGCGGAGACGGCGGCACGGAACACAG AATGTGAGAACTGTGTGCGCTACCGACAAGAGATTGAACAGTTGCAAGCAG AACTGCAGCGATACACGGTGGGCACAAGTAATGGAAAAGGAGGAGAAAGTGGATTCTGTTCTTCTAAAGGATCTCTCTAA
- the LOC111836449 gene encoding sorting nexin-12: protein MSDPAVADTRRLNSKPQDLTDAYGPPSNFLEIDVFDPQTIGVGRNRFTTYEVRMRTNLPIFKLKDSCVRRRYSDFEWLKNELERDSKIVVPPLPGKALKRQLPFRGDEGIFEDSFIEERRVGLEQFINRIAGHPLAQNERCLHMFLQDESIDRNYIPGKVRQ from the exons ATGTCCGATCCCGCGGTGGCAGATACTCGCCGGTTAAACTCGAAACCCCAAGATCTCACCGATGCTTACGGCCCCCCGAGCAATTTCCTTGAAATCGACGTGTTCGACCCGCAGACTATTGGGGTTGGCCGGAACCGTTTTACTACGTACGAAGTACGAATGCGG ACAAATCTTCCCATCTTCAAGCTTAAGGATTCTTGCGTGAGGAGAAGGTACAGTGACTTTGAGTGGCTGAAGAATGAACTGGAGAGAGACAGTAAG aTTGTGGTGCCGCCCCTCCCAGGGAAAGCCCTGAAGAGGCAGTTGCCCTTCCGAGGGGATGAGGGCATTTTCGAAGACTCCTTCATCGAAGAGCGACGTGTTGGTCTGGAACAGTTTATTAACAG GATCGCCGGCCACCCCTTGGCCCAGAACGAACGCTGCCTGCACATGTTCCTGCAAGACGAGAGCATCGATCGGAACTACATCCCCGGAAAAGTACGCCAGTAG
- the LOC111836343 gene encoding uncharacterized protein isoform X3: MASTSSLEGKKLNAPAGTKILSSALPKPLPSTLGLHRSPLDLVSSTVLERTSQLPTLSQKQPRGNTDDALPISKRKKIDTPGSGTSSVAVKGPAASTSVFKRPITRQTSMQLKNLKTGASRMPRTSISKTSAAVDSTALAKPCEIGPQLSKAETAARNTECENCVRYRQEIEQLQAELQRYTVGTSNGKGGESGFCSSKGSL; this comes from the exons ATGGCATCCACCAGTTCCCTGGAG GGAAAAAAGCTAAATGCCCCTGCTGGCACCAAGATCTTAAGTTCTGCCCTCCCCAAACCCCTCCCATCTACTCTCGGCCTGCACAGGTCTCCGTTGGATTTAGTAAGTTCCACAG TGTTGGAGAGAACATCCCAGCTTCCAACATTATCCCAAAAGCAGCCCAGAGGAAACACAGATGATGCTCTTCCCATATCAAAGAGGAAGAAAATTG ACACTCCGGGCTCAGGCACTAGCAGCGTGGCAGTGAAAGGCCCGGCAGCAAGTACTTCTGTATTCAAGAGACCCATAACTCGACAGACAAGCATGCAGCTGAAGAACCTAAAGACTG GAGCAAGCAGAATGCCTAGGACGTCGATATCTAAGACTTCAG CTGCAGTAGATTCCACTGCTTTGGCAAAGCCTTGTGAAATTGGCCCCCAGCTTTCCAAGGCGGAGACGGCGGCACGGAACACAG AATGTGAGAACTGTGTGCGCTACCGACAAGAGATTGAACAGTTGCAAGCAG AACTGCAGCGATACACGGTGGGCACAAGTAATGGAAAAGGAGGAGAAAGTGGATTCTGTTCTTCTAAAGGATCTCTCTAA
- the LOC111836343 gene encoding uncharacterized protein isoform X2, giving the protein MTEQSNPLNLQQLPNLGNYKSDLTQRVDMAAGGLGASCGRHLSGVMEMPHRCLDTCSSAEATITKPFDSQSVSTPAKNTSSPHQTRRCEEVTVAVDGKHWIQHPPTAEFLHLGARDREVTDEINGLYRPFFKEECAAVIHCIRQYPSWAPAQGTCGALDFSKIETEPSPLCDWTMESSYLQVEDGSSKLGLIMQKVQGMGCTIPSLVEEDKEEERYQESSGSSVSISKKTWVSCGSKDTACIKCSTNSSPECKLNHLNTQGSNRETGDQAVVFLDCLEEVSSETGQKGSSSLIDGATAHALHDVVELNISKGTYTVSESSFLTNSLSDSGQLEIESKNKCAGYNLTECIPGPRSAVELTLNQFLDNASELKVSLQGENLANPELTAGLIRPCASKVGNETIPVILESKAKVNEPKGGIAVEPVTGLKLTATTIMPVSALEHGAEPVLEKVESKDNLSRHSLGATYQSEDTGNEKVVPVSDATYNMSVEAGDTGGISMCSLDGTLDKGVFLVTSTPLIMPKSFNFAKAAPPTASHIKKKSDIASVVKEPSVDMSSVAGPSTDLPPPSRLKCPTKALPKPTTWTRRHGREANSSNIVSNKDSLFPASGPPTNRKSLLPSLRSSATPLCLPARGPSSSGVSSLGRKISLNSRRMASTSSLEGKKLNAPAGTKILSSALPKPLPSTLGLHRSPLDLVSSTDTPGSGTSSVAVKGPAASTSVFKRPITRQTSMQLKNLKTGASRMPRTSISKTSAAVDSTALAKPCEIGPQLSKAETAARNTECENCVRYRQEIEQLQAELQRYTVGTSNGKGGESGFCSSKGSL; this is encoded by the exons ATGACTGAACAAAGTAACCCACTTAATTTACAGCAGTTGCCTAACTTGGGAAATTATAAATCGGATCTGACTCAGAGGGTGGATATGGCAGCAGGTGGGCTAGGAGCTTCTTGCGGTCGTCACCTATCCGGTGTTATGGAGATGCCTCATAGATGTTTGGATACTTGTTCCAGTGCGGAAGCCACTATAACCAAGCCGTTTGACAGCCAGTCAGTATCTACACCTGCCAAAAATACTTCCTCACCTCATCAGACAAGGAGATGTGAGGAGGTCACAGTAGCCGTTGATGGTAAGCACTGGatacaacacccccccacagcaGAGTTTCTCCATCTGGGTGCAAGGGATCGGGAAGTGACTGATGAGATAAATGGACTTTATCGACCATTCTTTAAGGAGGAGTGTGCTGCTGTAATTCATTGCATCCGCCAGTATCCTTCGTGGGCACCTGCACAAGGAACCTGTGGTGCTCTAGACTTCAGTAAAATTGAGACCGAGCCATCTCCCCTGTGCGACTGGACCATGGAGTCCTCCTACTTGCAAGTTGAAGATGGGTCCTCTAAGTTGGGCCTAATTATGCAGAAGGTACAGGGTATGGGCTGTACAATACCAAGTCTGGTGGAAGAAGACAAAGAGGAGGAGCGGTATCAGGAGTCAAGTGGAAGTTCTGTCTCCATCTCCAAGAAAACTTGGGTTTCCTGTGGCTCGAAAGATACTGCTTGTATCAAATGCAGCACAAATTCCTCTCCCGAGTGTAAACTTAACCATTTGAACACCCAGGGAAGTAATAGAGAGACTGGTGATCAGGCAGTTGTTTTCTTAGATTGTTTGGAAGAGGTTAGCTCTGAAACGGGACAGAAAGGTTCTTCCTCTTTGATAGATGGTGCCACAGCACATGCACTTCATGATGTCGTTGAGCTAAATATTTCTAAAGGAACTTACACAGTATCTGAATCAAGCTTTTTAACCAATTCTTTGTCTGATTCTGGCCAACTGGAGATTGAGTCCAAGAACAAGTGTGCAGGTTACAATTTGACAGAATGCATCCCAGGGCCTAGATCTGCTGTAGAACTCACCCTCAACCAATTTTTAGACAATGCATCAGAGCTCAAAGTAAGTTTACAAGGCGAGAACCTGGCTAATCCTGAATTAACTGCGGGTCTCATAAGGCCTTGTGCTTCTAAAGTTGGGAATGAAACCATCCCTGTGATACTAGAATCCAAGGCTAAAGTTAATGAGCCCAAAGGAGGCATAGCAGTCGAACCTGTAACGGGTCTGAAATTGACAGCAACTACCATAATGCCTGTTTCTGCTTTAGAACATGGAGCAGAACCTGTCCTTGAGAAGGTGGAGTCTAAAGACAATCTATCTCGGCACTCATTAGGTGCGACTTATCAGTCTGAGGATACCGGGAATGAAAAAGTCGTTCCTGTTTCTGACGCAACGTATAACATGAGCGTGGAAGCTGGAGACACGGGGGGAATCAGCATGTGTAGCCTTGATGGCACACTGGACAAGGGCGTGTTTCTTGTCACATCCACCCCACTCATCATGCCCAAATCCTTCAACTTTGCAAAAGCAGCACCACCCACTGCCTCCCACATAAAGAAAAAATCTGACATTGCCAGTGTTGTCAAAGAGCCATCTGTTGACATGAGTAGTGTTGCTGGCCCCAGCACTGACCTTCCCCCTCCGAGCAGGCTCAAGTGTCCCACCAAGGCCCTTCCCAAGCCCACCACATGGACACGAAGGCATGGGAGAGAAGCTAACTCCTCAAACATTGTATCAAACAAGGATTCCCTATTTCCAGCTTCTGGCCCCCCAACTAATCGCAAATCGCTGCTGCCTTCCCTGAGATCCTCTGCTACACCACTGTGCCTGCCTGCAAGAGGCCCGTCATCATCTGGGGTTAGCAGCCTTGGGCGGAAAATATCTCTGAACTCCAGGCGCATGGCATCCACCAGTTCCCTGGAG GGAAAAAAGCTAAATGCCCCTGCTGGCACCAAGATCTTAAGTTCTGCCCTCCCCAAACCCCTCCCATCTACTCTCGGCCTGCACAGGTCTCCGTTGGATTTAGTAAGTTCCACAG ACACTCCGGGCTCAGGCACTAGCAGCGTGGCAGTGAAAGGCCCGGCAGCAAGTACTTCTGTATTCAAGAGACCCATAACTCGACAGACAAGCATGCAGCTGAAGAACCTAAAGACTG GAGCAAGCAGAATGCCTAGGACGTCGATATCTAAGACTTCAG CTGCAGTAGATTCCACTGCTTTGGCAAAGCCTTGTGAAATTGGCCCCCAGCTTTCCAAGGCGGAGACGGCGGCACGGAACACAG AATGTGAGAACTGTGTGCGCTACCGACAAGAGATTGAACAGTTGCAAGCAG AACTGCAGCGATACACGGTGGGCACAAGTAATGGAAAAGGAGGAGAAAGTGGATTCTGTTCTTCTAAAGGATCTCTCTAA